A window of the Lactuca sativa cultivar Salinas chromosome 5, Lsat_Salinas_v11, whole genome shotgun sequence genome harbors these coding sequences:
- the LOC111897964 gene encoding uncharacterized protein LOC111897964 — translation MESRRNSTTVVGFSLLPSELIHYIILRLALPDIFHLKSVNKFITSVIADQDFARDYNLRSSSSTWLFVYKKRWHRDPVVVHGFTQSSERWFKVMIGDILKPVTPPGEDLYFLTAAGNFFLFALNCSREVISVDPITKTVKRIPQSPLGPRGTSSWRRSGIKLLAGPSGSGQFRFLFAEMVDNNPTLFEYDSTTNKWKSTIARENNVNLTHNNVKDKDRIFLSASNGPNTSIVISVGCDINDPLVVRPRFTAVPEDGELAVGFSWGSVINRLHIYGDGRMLIVRSGSVGLNDSSRRIRCLKHIELWGLNPNGSQWAFVSSIPNGLIDEIKKPYGVMMGCLEEREETIRVILMSNFEGAWDIIWLGFDLVKSRWFRVPLPVFNMEGSNMAGVTFSSGLTIA, via the coding sequence ATGGAAAGCCGCCGGAATTCTACCACAGTCGTAGGTTTCAGCCTCCTCCCCTCCGAGCTCATCCATTACATAATTCTCCGGCTAGCTTTACCTGACATCTTCCACTTAAAATCCGTCAACAAATTCATTACCTCAGTGATCGCCGACCAAGATTTCGCCCGTGATTATAATCTCCGATCAAGCTCCTCCACCTGGCTTTTTGTATACAAGAAGAGGTGGCACCGTGATCCAGTGGTGGTTCATGGGTTTACTCAATCCTCAGAACGGTGGTTTAAGGTGATGATCGGAGATATTTTGAAGCCGGTGACTCCTCCAGGTGAAGATCTTTATTTCTTGACGGCGGCCGGTAACTTTTTTCTTTTTGCTTTGAATTGCAGCCGGGAAGTTATTTCCGTTGACCCTATAACCAAAACAGTCAAAAGAATCCCTCAAAGCCCATTGGGGCCACGTGGCACTTCCTCCTGGAGGAGGTCCGGTATCAAACTGTTAGCGGGCCCATCCGGGTCGGgtcaatttcggttcttatttgcAGAAATGGTTGACAATAACCCTACTTTGTTCGAGTACGATTCTACTACAAACAAGTGGAAGTCAACCATAGCAAGGGAGAATAATGTAAATTTAACGCATAACAATGTTAAAGACAAAGACCGTATATTCCTAAGCGCGTCAAACGGGCCTAATACAAGTATTGTCATTTCTGTCGGGTGTGACATAAATGATCCTTTGGTTGTACGTCCAAGATTTACTGCGGTTCCTGAGGATGGTGAATTAGCCGTTGGATTTAGTTGGGGCAGTGTGATCAATCGATTACACATCTACGGTGATGGACGGATGCTGATTGTTCGATCAGGATCCGTTGGTTTGAATGATTCAAGTCGCAGAATTAGATGCTTAAAACATATAGAATTATGGGGATTGAACCCAAATGGAAGTCAATGGGCTTTTGTTTCATCGATCCCAAATGGGCTAATTGATGAAATCAAAAAGCCCTATGGAGTAATGATGGGATGTTTGGAGGAACGAGAAGAAACAATTAGGGTTATCTTGATGTCAAACTTTGAAGGTGCTTGGGACATTATTTGGCTCGGGTTTGACTTAGTAAAGTCAAGATGGTTTCGCGTACCACTTCCTGTGTTCAACATGGAGGGCTCGAACATGGCCGGGGTCACCTTTTCCTCTGGGCTAACGATCGCTTAG